One region of Acidovorax sp. T1 genomic DNA includes:
- a CDS encoding DUF262 domain-containing protein codes for MNTPHSDSTHTSLAQLFSQPINGLQVQAIEIPLIQRDYAQGRNSPQVQQIRGRFITSLCDALDSPGGIDLDFVFGDVVVIEHGTQKVPTLYPLDGQQRLTTLFLLHCYLAWHTGETEGVRQPWHAFSYATRPSARAFCEFLTVCRPSMAQGPVSTWLKDQASYLPTWKHDPTIQGMLVMLDALHERYCQDSTEKLRAHWQRLTDPTHPAIRFHLLPIQSKSENNTLYVKMNSRGRPLTDFENFKAELEALMRDDPAIPAETKRTFSDKIDTIWADLFWHYRGDNHLIDEEFMRYLRFLAEVQAWKIGKKDVNQSQTDRQALAELAGCLLADMNWTVRALDIWAGIGPDSIKPLFEQLFTRTEGPATQPLRMFNFRDFNENRIGVDLFHACCESYGKSRPWSLPHTLLLYGVLRAHMEFVPLDTLRPRLRLLRNLIEASRVEIRTDNMPRLLAEVYGIVVGKTLAEIKTFNQVQVRNEQDKQALLDIHPTLRDTMHRLEDHVLLRGGLTAFNLDPAQNPATFEARALQFAILFNPPHTPYSLASVALLAKRNDGRGYMRSSGHRLTYLGAPRQQQAGLWEDHWRARRNEHPHPSSTALLALLDCMAAGQPPQSVVDAFLDDPQTPKDWRYYLAKYPAMRGEQLEFAGTYVVSPDPGYSLCMLYTDSCDNRSYHHDAYLLALATLAQVTPANDRWPRSFYGYEDKARYLELLGSRIKIRCVDAGWEFSNIPEDAVQQQAFNGVVQSHPRYQNLLYAIPQHNGIDTEDRIELGAQLLRDLIAVGM; via the coding sequence ATGAACACGCCACACAGCGACAGCACCCACACCAGCCTGGCCCAACTGTTCAGCCAGCCCATCAACGGGTTGCAGGTGCAGGCCATCGAAATCCCCCTGATCCAGCGCGACTACGCACAAGGCCGCAACAGCCCGCAGGTACAGCAGATTCGCGGACGTTTCATCACCAGCTTGTGCGACGCTCTAGACAGCCCCGGCGGGATCGACCTGGACTTCGTGTTCGGTGACGTGGTGGTAATAGAGCACGGCACGCAGAAAGTGCCCACGCTGTACCCGCTGGACGGCCAGCAGCGCCTGACTACATTATTTTTGCTGCACTGCTATCTGGCCTGGCATACCGGCGAAACCGAAGGGGTTCGTCAGCCTTGGCACGCCTTCAGCTACGCCACCCGCCCCAGCGCGCGGGCGTTCTGCGAGTTTTTGACTGTATGCCGCCCCAGCATGGCGCAAGGCCCTGTGTCCACATGGCTGAAAGACCAAGCCAGCTACCTGCCCACCTGGAAGCACGACCCCACCATCCAGGGCATGCTGGTCATGCTGGACGCGTTACATGAGCGGTATTGCCAGGACTCAACGGAAAAGCTGCGCGCACACTGGCAGCGGCTGACCGACCCGACCCATCCAGCCATCCGCTTTCATCTGCTGCCCATTCAGAGCAAGAGCGAGAACAACACCCTGTACGTGAAGATGAACTCACGGGGCAGGCCGTTGACCGATTTCGAGAACTTCAAGGCCGAGCTGGAAGCGCTGATGCGCGACGACCCTGCCATCCCCGCAGAAACCAAGCGCACGTTCTCTGACAAGATCGATACGATCTGGGCCGACCTGTTCTGGCACTACCGGGGCGACAACCACCTGATCGACGAAGAGTTCATGCGCTACCTGCGTTTTCTGGCCGAAGTGCAGGCTTGGAAGATCGGCAAGAAAGACGTCAATCAGTCCCAAACCGACCGGCAAGCACTGGCCGAGCTGGCCGGATGCCTGCTAGCCGACATGAACTGGACGGTGCGCGCGCTGGATATCTGGGCCGGTATAGGGCCCGACAGTATCAAACCCTTGTTCGAGCAACTTTTCACCCGCACCGAAGGGCCTGCCACGCAGCCTCTGCGCATGTTCAATTTCAGGGATTTCAACGAAAACCGCATCGGCGTGGATCTCTTTCACGCCTGCTGCGAGAGCTACGGCAAAAGCCGCCCCTGGAGCTTGCCGCACACCCTGCTGCTCTATGGGGTGCTGCGCGCGCACATGGAATTCGTGCCTTTAGACACCCTGCGCCCGCGCCTACGCCTGCTGCGCAATCTAATCGAGGCATCGCGTGTTGAGATCCGCACCGACAACATGCCCAGGCTACTGGCCGAGGTGTATGGCATCGTCGTCGGAAAAACGCTGGCTGAAATCAAAACATTCAACCAAGTACAAGTGCGCAACGAGCAGGACAAGCAAGCCCTCCTAGACATCCATCCCACGTTGCGGGATACCATGCACCGGCTGGAAGACCATGTACTGCTGCGTGGCGGATTGACGGCGTTCAACCTTGACCCCGCGCAGAACCCCGCCACCTTTGAAGCCCGCGCCCTGCAGTTCGCCATCTTGTTTAATCCGCCCCACACGCCTTACAGCTTGGCCAGCGTGGCTCTGCTGGCCAAGCGCAATGATGGCCGGGGCTATATGCGCAGTTCCGGCCACCGCCTGACCTACCTGGGCGCGCCCAGACAACAGCAAGCAGGGCTATGGGAAGACCACTGGCGCGCTCGGCGCAACGAGCATCCCCACCCCAGTTCTACCGCGCTATTGGCCCTGCTGGACTGCATGGCGGCAGGGCAGCCGCCGCAATCCGTCGTCGATGCGTTTCTGGACGACCCCCAGACCCCCAAAGACTGGCGCTACTACCTTGCAAAGTACCCAGCAATGCGCGGCGAACAACTTGAGTTTGCTGGCACCTACGTGGTGTCCCCAGACCCAGGCTATTCCCTGTGCATGCTCTACACCGACTCTTGCGACAACCGCAGCTACCACCACGACGCCTACCTTCTGGCACTGGCCACGCTCGCGCAAGTAACCCCAGCGAATGACCGTTGGCCCCGCTCCTTCTACGGCTACGAAGACAAGGCCCGCTACCTGGAGCTACTCGGCAGTCGCATCAAGATACGGTGCGTGGACGCTGGTTGGGAATTCAGCAACATCCCTGAAGACGCCGTGCAGCAGCAGGCGTTCAACGGTGTAGTGCAAAGCCACCCCCGCTATCAAAATCTGCTGTACGCCATACCCCAACACAATGGCATCGACACCGAAGACCGGATCGAGCTGGGCGCGCAACTACTGCGGGACCTGATCGCAGTCGGGATGTGA
- a CDS encoding NUDIX domain-containing protein: protein MNYETRHCAHCGTALQPITLAEDGGDKERLRCPACGWTHWNNPTPVLAAIVEVGGKVLLARNAAWPGKMFALITGFMEAGESPQEGIAREVKEETNLDVQSTTLVGAYEFLRMNQIIIAYHVVATGQVQLSPELVDYRLYDLADLKCWPAGTGYALADWLRTRGHEPVFFTAEENAERRRGLDDQAPVATPPKD from the coding sequence ATGAACTACGAAACCCGCCACTGCGCGCACTGCGGCACCGCCCTGCAACCCATCACCCTGGCCGAAGACGGCGGTGACAAAGAGCGGTTGCGTTGCCCCGCCTGCGGCTGGACGCACTGGAACAACCCCACGCCCGTGCTGGCGGCGATTGTGGAGGTGGGCGGCAAGGTGCTGCTGGCCCGCAATGCGGCCTGGCCGGGCAAGATGTTTGCGCTGATCACCGGCTTCATGGAGGCGGGCGAGTCGCCGCAGGAGGGCATTGCGCGCGAGGTGAAGGAGGAAACCAACCTCGACGTGCAGTCCACCACCCTGGTGGGCGCGTATGAGTTCCTGCGCATGAACCAGATCATCATTGCCTACCATGTGGTGGCCACGGGGCAGGTTCAGTTGTCGCCCGAGCTGGTGGACTACCGGCTGTACGATCTGGCAGACCTCAAGTGCTGGCCTGCGGGCACCGGCTATGCGCTGGCCGACTGGCTGCGCACCAGGGGTCATGAGCCGGTGTTTTTTACCGCCGAAGAAAATGCAGAGCGCCGCCGCGGGCTGGATGACCAAGCCCCGGTCGCGACGCCGCCTAAGGATTGA
- a CDS encoding sulfurtransferase TusA family protein, translated as MDVHKEIDTRGLNCPLPILKAKKALSDMASGQLLKVVATDGGSLRDFQAFAKQTGNELVEQQTVGEEYIHILRRR; from the coding sequence ATGGACGTTCACAAAGAAATCGACACCCGGGGCCTTAACTGCCCCCTGCCCATCCTCAAGGCCAAGAAGGCGCTGTCAGACATGGCCAGCGGCCAGTTGCTGAAGGTGGTGGCCACCGATGGCGGGTCTCTGCGGGACTTTCAGGCGTTTGCCAAGCAGACGGGCAATGAGCTGGTGGAGCAGCAGACGGTGGGCGAGGAATACATCCACATTCTGCGGCGGCGCTAA
- a CDS encoding GmrSD restriction endonuclease domain-containing protein, with protein MNYKLEYKPVGFGTDPDTKQQNQGLTGTFFIPAYQRGYRWTEDEVQKLLTDIWESAMNETRHYSLQPIVIKKRSDDNWELIDGQQRLTTLWLIFNYMHKSGYRRSGAAYHLEYETRPGSRDYLQTLDAQKALENIDYFHLRGAHDAIEKWFDNRASTDQAKEALILRIYGYLSDSVRVIWYEVPEKEAPIPLFTRLNQGRIPLTDAELLKAVLLTHVSKNHKGRESEIAAQWDGMERDLQRPEIWAFVAGNVQNGARHGTRIGLLFDTLAQPERPSDSKPPPYHTFDTLRSQAESSGLKFWGKVEKLHAQILGWFEEPRWYNKIGFLVACGVSIGKIQRQALDSNKNAFDDWLDEQIKGTLKINASALDELSYENNAAALQRVLLLFNVQICRERFPFEKHVGQAWTLEHIHAQNAQDLTRADQWKSWLQEHRNALEAIQIDRAAMALLDEIDGAIPAVEERGFGERFRDLAGRIQKALTPDDEGADHTIANLALLSHKVNAELSNAVFEVKRQKVVDSDKRGDYIPAATRNVFLKYYTPAGNMQPHFWGAADKAEYLQAIKDKLKPYLP; from the coding sequence ATGAACTACAAACTGGAATACAAGCCCGTGGGCTTCGGAACGGACCCTGATACCAAGCAGCAAAACCAAGGGCTTACCGGAACATTTTTTATACCGGCATACCAGCGCGGTTACCGCTGGACAGAAGATGAAGTCCAAAAGCTGCTGACCGACATCTGGGAAAGCGCCATGAACGAAACCAGGCACTACAGCTTGCAACCTATCGTGATCAAGAAACGTAGTGACGACAACTGGGAACTGATCGACGGACAGCAACGGCTCACCACGTTGTGGCTGATCTTCAACTACATGCATAAAAGCGGCTATCGGCGCTCTGGTGCTGCCTATCACCTGGAATACGAAACGCGCCCAGGCAGCCGCGACTATCTACAAACACTGGATGCACAAAAGGCTCTGGAAAACATCGACTATTTCCACCTGAGAGGCGCGCATGACGCGATCGAGAAGTGGTTCGACAACAGGGCCAGCACCGACCAAGCCAAAGAGGCACTGATCCTTCGAATCTATGGCTATCTCTCTGACTCGGTGCGCGTCATCTGGTACGAAGTGCCAGAAAAAGAGGCGCCCATCCCCCTCTTCACCCGCCTGAACCAAGGTCGCATTCCACTGACCGACGCCGAGCTTCTCAAGGCAGTCTTGCTAACACACGTTTCCAAGAACCACAAGGGGCGCGAAAGCGAAATCGCCGCGCAATGGGACGGCATGGAGCGCGACTTGCAGCGCCCCGAAATCTGGGCCTTCGTCGCAGGCAACGTGCAGAACGGCGCACGTCATGGCACCCGCATCGGCTTGCTGTTCGACACCCTGGCACAGCCGGAAAGACCCAGCGACAGCAAGCCCCCGCCATACCACACATTCGACACGCTGCGTTCGCAGGCCGAAAGCAGCGGCCTGAAGTTTTGGGGAAAGGTGGAAAAACTGCACGCCCAGATTCTGGGCTGGTTCGAGGAGCCGCGCTGGTACAACAAGATCGGCTTTTTGGTGGCCTGCGGAGTATCCATTGGCAAGATCCAAAGGCAAGCCCTCGACAGCAACAAAAATGCTTTTGACGACTGGTTGGACGAGCAGATTAAAGGCACCTTGAAGATCAACGCAAGCGCGCTGGACGAGCTGAGCTACGAAAACAACGCCGCAGCCCTTCAGCGCGTGCTGCTGCTGTTCAACGTGCAAATCTGCCGCGAGCGATTTCCGTTTGAGAAACATGTGGGGCAGGCATGGACACTGGAGCACATCCACGCTCAGAACGCCCAAGACCTGACCCGTGCCGATCAATGGAAATCATGGCTACAGGAGCATCGCAATGCCCTGGAAGCCATCCAGATTGACCGTGCTGCAATGGCACTGCTCGACGAGATCGACGGCGCCATCCCGGCGGTGGAGGAACGCGGCTTTGGCGAGCGGTTTCGCGACCTGGCGGGGCGGATACAAAAGGCACTGACCCCTGATGATGAAGGCGCTGACCACACCATCGCCAACCTGGCCCTGCTGTCCCACAAAGTCAATGCCGAACTGAGCAATGCCGTGTTCGAGGTCAAGCGGCAAAAGGTGGTCGATAGCGACAAGCGCGGGGACTACATCCCGGCGGCCACCCGCAACGTTTTCCTGAAGTACTACACCCCCGCAGGCAATATGCAACCCCATTTCTGGGGCGCAGCGGACAAGGCTGAGTACCTGCAAGCCATCAAAGACAAACTGAAACCCTACCTGCCATGA
- a CDS encoding DUF2779 domain-containing protein, protein MRTLSKSKLLAFRQCPKRLWLEIHAPQLREDSGATLANYATGHQVGDIARQIYDPAQHGQLIDPQVEGFDEAFARTQTLLRARQPIFEAGFRAEGALAFADVLLPAGKQWRMVEVKSSTSVKDYHRDDVAVQAFVARACGVPLRSIALAHVDNSWTYPGDGDYQGLLVEADLTDEAFARTGEVRGWIADAQAVVARKKAPRTVTGAQCSEPYECGFLAHCQSQEPQAEHPVHWLPRRGNALKAHIEEHGISELRDVPDNLLNPIQQRVKAATMSGQAFFDQPATAQALAAHKLPGYFMDFETIQFGVPLWKGTRPYQQLPFQFSVHRLGRTGRATHQAFLDLSGGNPSLAFAQALVAACGERGPVFVYNAAFETTRIRELAERHPRLATALRAINDRVVDLLPIARQHYYHPSQQGSWSIKAVLPALCPELHYDALDGVQDGGAAQQAYLEAITPATSAPRKAELERQLLAYCSLDTWAMVRLWSAFTGQPVRD, encoded by the coding sequence ATGCGCACTCTATCCAAATCCAAACTGCTCGCCTTCCGCCAATGCCCCAAGCGCCTGTGGCTCGAAATCCACGCGCCGCAGCTGCGCGAGGACTCTGGCGCCACGCTGGCCAACTACGCCACGGGGCACCAGGTGGGCGACATTGCGCGGCAAATCTACGACCCGGCGCAGCACGGCCAGCTGATCGACCCTCAGGTCGAGGGCTTTGACGAGGCCTTTGCGCGCACGCAAACCCTGCTCCGCGCACGCCAGCCCATCTTCGAGGCAGGCTTTCGTGCCGAAGGCGCGCTGGCCTTTGCCGACGTGCTGCTGCCTGCGGGCAAGCAATGGCGCATGGTGGAGGTCAAGTCCAGCACCAGCGTAAAGGACTACCACCGCGACGATGTCGCCGTGCAGGCCTTTGTGGCCCGGGCCTGCGGCGTGCCGCTGCGCTCCATCGCGCTGGCGCACGTCGACAACAGCTGGACCTACCCCGGCGACGGCGACTACCAGGGCCTGCTGGTGGAGGCCGACCTGACCGACGAGGCCTTCGCCCGCACCGGCGAAGTGCGTGGCTGGATTGCCGACGCCCAGGCCGTGGTGGCGCGCAAGAAGGCGCCTCGCACTGTCACCGGCGCGCAGTGCAGCGAGCCCTACGAATGCGGTTTTCTCGCCCACTGCCAGAGCCAGGAGCCCCAGGCCGAACACCCCGTACACTGGCTGCCGCGCCGTGGCAACGCGCTCAAGGCTCACATCGAAGAGCACGGAATCAGCGAGCTGCGCGACGTACCTGACAATCTGCTCAACCCGATACAGCAACGCGTCAAGGCCGCCACCATGTCGGGCCAGGCCTTCTTCGACCAGCCCGCCACCGCACAGGCCCTGGCCGCGCACAAGCTGCCGGGCTACTTCATGGACTTTGAAACCATCCAGTTCGGCGTGCCCCTCTGGAAAGGCACACGGCCCTACCAGCAACTTCCCTTCCAGTTCAGCGTGCACCGCCTGGGGCGCACGGGGCGGGCCACACACCAGGCCTTCCTCGACCTCTCCGGCGGCAACCCATCGCTGGCTTTTGCCCAGGCCCTTGTTGCAGCCTGCGGCGAACGCGGCCCGGTGTTTGTCTACAACGCCGCGTTTGAAACCACCCGCATCCGTGAACTCGCTGAACGCCACCCCCGCCTGGCCACCGCGCTGCGGGCCATCAACGATCGCGTGGTAGACCTGCTGCCCATCGCCCGCCAGCACTACTACCACCCCAGCCAGCAAGGCAGCTGGAGCATCAAGGCCGTGCTGCCCGCCCTGTGCCCTGAATTGCACTATGACGCTCTCGACGGCGTGCAGGACGGGGGGGCGGCTCAGCAGGCATACCTGGAGGCGATCACACCCGCCACCAGTGCGCCGCGCAAAGCCGAATTGGAACGTCAACTGCTGGCATACTGCAGCCTGGACACCTGGGCCATGGTACGGCTGTGGAGCGCATTCACCGGCCAGCCCGTTCGAGACTGA
- a CDS encoding helix-turn-helix transcriptional regulator: MPQRPDTLETVLLAVELLRRIPRGRKITASELHRQLKDAGMERSERTIQRQLEMLSSHFEIERDERSKPYGYRWLERAQTLAVPHLTPHESLLLQLAEEHLKHLLPARLMQSMDGFFSQARRNLGDDSQGHGTQSTRLAREWPRKVRVVATSQPLLPPAIPSGVLEEVSEALYANRWLELDYQNAAGKRKSIKVMPLGLAQQGPRLYLVCRYEDFDNERSLALHRIRKAQASTLTFARPVEFDLQKYDDDGRFGFGEGQQVRLTFCIENEAGFHLRETPLSKDQHVQDHNDGWMEITATVVDSAMLDWWLRGFGTAVTDVRKMTLNTEEK, from the coding sequence ATGCCCCAACGCCCCGATACCCTCGAAACCGTCCTGCTCGCCGTGGAACTGCTGCGCCGCATCCCGCGCGGACGCAAGATCACCGCCAGCGAGCTGCACCGCCAGCTCAAGGACGCCGGCATGGAGCGCAGCGAACGCACCATCCAGCGCCAGCTGGAAATGCTCAGCAGCCACTTCGAAATCGAACGTGACGAGCGCAGCAAACCCTACGGCTATCGCTGGTTAGAACGCGCCCAGACCCTGGCCGTGCCACACCTCACGCCCCACGAATCACTACTGCTGCAACTGGCCGAGGAGCACCTCAAGCACCTGCTGCCCGCACGGCTGATGCAATCCATGGACGGCTTCTTCAGCCAGGCCCGGCGCAACCTGGGCGACGACAGCCAGGGCCACGGCACCCAGTCCACCCGCCTGGCCCGCGAATGGCCGCGCAAGGTGCGCGTGGTGGCCACCAGCCAGCCACTGCTGCCGCCCGCCATCCCGTCCGGCGTGCTAGAGGAAGTGAGCGAGGCGCTGTATGCCAACCGCTGGCTGGAGCTGGACTATCAAAATGCCGCAGGCAAACGAAAGTCCATCAAGGTCATGCCCCTGGGCCTGGCCCAGCAAGGCCCGCGCCTGTACCTGGTGTGCCGGTACGAAGACTTCGACAACGAACGCAGCCTGGCGCTGCACCGTATTCGCAAGGCGCAGGCATCCACGCTAACGTTCGCGCGCCCGGTGGAATTTGACTTGCAGAAATATGACGACGATGGGCGGTTTGGGTTTGGGGAGGGGCAGCAGGTGCGGCTGACGTTCTGCATTGAAAACGAGGCAGGCTTTCACCTGCGGGAGACACCCCTATCGAAAGACCAGCACGTGCAGGATCACAACGATGGATGGATGGAAATCACTGCCACCGTGGTGGACAGCGCGATGCTGGACTGGTGGTTGCGGGGATTTGGGACCGCGGTCACCGATGTGCGCAAGATGACTTTGAATACCGAGGAAAAGTAA